GGTGCTCAATGTCCTGCTTTACCGGCCTATTCGCGCCGTCATGGACCGGCGCCGGGAGACGGTCGAAGGGTCGCACCGCCGGGCGAAAGATCTGGAAAACCAGATCAGTGAAAAAATGGAGCGCTATCAGGGACAGCTTCAGGAAGCCAAGCTCAAGGGCACCCAGGAGAAGGCCGTGCTGCGTCAGGATGCCGCGGCGCAGGAGGCCCTGATGCTCTCCACCGCGCGGGAGAGTGCCGGCACCCATGTGCAGACCATCAAGAACAAGGTGGCTGCCGAGGCGGCCGAAGCGAGCAAACATCTCAGGAGCGAGGCCGCGAATCTGGCTTCTCATGTGGCCTCCAAGGTCCTCGGAAGGGGGCTGTAATGCATTTTCCCAAGGGTTGGATCATGAATAAAGGACGCCTGATATCCGCTGTCGCCGGCCTGTTGCTGATCTCGGCATCAGCGGCTCTGGCCGCCACCGGCGAGGGTCACCACGTCGACAGCGGCGTGCTGCTTAAGGACTTTCTGTACCGCTGCCTGAATTTTGCCATAATGGCCGGAATTCTAGGCTATTTCATCACCAAGCCGATTCGCAGGGGGATGGCCGCTCGACGGGAGGAGATCGCGAAGAATCTTCGCGAAGCCAGAGCCGCCAAGGAAGAAGCCGAATCCAAATTCGCCGAGTACGACCGCAAGCTCAGCAAGGCGTCGGCGGAAATCGAGGAGATTTACGCCTCCATCAGAAAAGAAGGGGAGCTGGAGAGGGAGAAGATCCTGGCCAATGCCAGGGAAATGGCCGAGAAGATCGGACAGGAAGCCGAAAAGACCGCTGCCAACGAGGTGGGCAAAGCCCGGGCTCGACTGCGCGAGGAAGCCGCCCTTATGGCCATCGAGATCGCCGAGGAACTGTTGAAGAAGAATTTCACGCGGGAAGATCATTCCCGTCTGGTAGATGAATACCTGCAGAAGGTGGGAGAACTACATTGAGTATCAGCGCGATATCCAGGCGATATGCCAAGGCCCTGGTGGATCTGGGCGCCGAGCAGAAGATGGTGGAGCGGTACGGAGATGAACTCTCCAGGATCAGCTCGTTGATTAACTCGGAGGACATGCTCCGCCTCATCCTCGAGAGTCCCACGTTTCCCATGGAGAAAAAAGCGGCTATTCTGGCGGACGTTCAGGCGACCCTGGACTTTTCTGACG
The Desulfuromonas sp. TF genome window above contains:
- a CDS encoding ATP synthase F0 subunit B; this encodes MIEINWTIWLQFANFFVLMLVLNVLLYRPIRAVMDRRRETVEGSHRRAKDLENQISEKMERYQGQLQEAKLKGTQEKAVLRQDAAAQEALMLSTARESAGTHVQTIKNKVAAEAAEASKHLRSEAANLASHVASKVLGRGL
- the atpF gene encoding F0F1 ATP synthase subunit B — translated: MNKGRLISAVAGLLLISASAALAATGEGHHVDSGVLLKDFLYRCLNFAIMAGILGYFITKPIRRGMAARREEIAKNLREARAAKEEAESKFAEYDRKLSKASAEIEEIYASIRKEGELEREKILANAREMAEKIGQEAEKTAANEVGKARARLREEAALMAIEIAEELLKKNFTREDHSRLVDEYLQKVGELH